One Punica granatum isolate Tunisia-2019 chromosome 3, ASM765513v2, whole genome shotgun sequence genomic window carries:
- the LOC116198965 gene encoding subtilisin-like protease SBT4.6, with the protein MAAKDALFKHFCILSVVFLLINHGICLPKDEDRKVYIVYLGSLNPTETYSPTSQHLSLLQQVVKDQRSASASLIRSYQRSINGFAAKLTEKEAQKLASKDEVFVGPVSLLYGE; encoded by the exons atgGCTGCCAAGGATGCACTTTTCAAGCATTTCTGCATTTTGTCTGTCGTGTTCCTCTTGATCAACCACGGAATATGCCTTCCCAAGGATGAAGACAGGAAG GTCTACATAGTTTACCTCGGTTCTCTTAATCCAACTGAAACATATTCCCCGACTTCTCAGCATCTCAGTTTGCTGCAACAAGTTGTCAAGGACCAGAG GTCCGCTTCCGCTTCACTCATCAGAAGCTACCAAAGGAGTATTAATGGTTTTGCTGCTAAGCTCACTGAAAAAGAGGCACAGAAGCTAGCCA GCAAGGATGAAGTAtttgttgggccggtttctctcctatatggagaatga
- the LOC116198962 gene encoding ras-related protein Rab11C, translating to MANRVGDHEYDYLFKIVLIGDSGVGKSNILSRFTRNEFCLESKSTIGVEFATRTLQVEGKTVKAQIWDTAGQERYRAITSAYYRGAVGALLVYDITKRQTFDNVQRWLRELRDHADSNIVVMMAGNKSDLNHLRAVQEQDGHALAEKEGLSFLETSALDATNIEKAFQTILAEIYHIVRKKALAAQQAVANAAIPGQGTTINVADTSGDAKKGCCST from the exons ATGGCTAACCGAGTGGGGGATCACGAGTACGATTACCTGTTCAAGATCGTCTTGATTGGGGACTCCGGTGTTGGAAAATCCAACATCCTGTCGAGGTTTACGAGGAATGAGTTCTGCTTGGAGTCCAAGTCCACTATCGGAGTTGAGTTCGCCACGAGAACTCTCCAG GTGGAGGGGAAGACTGTGAAAGCGCAGATATGGGATACGGCTGGTCAAGAACGTTATCGTGCCATCACCAGTGCTTACTACAGGGGAGCTGTGGGTGCCCTTCTTGTCTATGACATAACCAAGAGGCAAACCTTTGACAATGTCCAGAGGTGGCTCCGTGAACTGAGGGACCATGCAGATTCCAACATAGTTGTTATGATGGCTGGAAATAAATCCGACCTAAACCATCTCAGAGCTGTCCAAGAACAGGATGGTCATGCCTTGGCTGAGAAGGAAGGCCTCTCGTTTCTCGAGACATCAGCTTTGGATGCCACAAACATCGAGAAAGCATTTCAGACGATTTTGGCTGAGATCTACCATATTGTCAGAAAGAAGGCCTTGGCAGCACAACAAGCTGTAGCAAATGCTGCAATTCCTGGTCAAGGAACCACCATTAATGTCGCCGATACATCAGGTGATGCAAAGAAAGGCTGCTGTTCTACCTAA
- the LOC116198960 gene encoding metal tolerance protein B-like, with product MEGDGEPVPKQNLREIEISIVSGAAHTHDHDHLLLDCCGHVCPFSNREHGRLESEQRSKSVTKLFGLMVFCAIVMVVEIVGGVKANSLAILADAAHLLTDVAGLAISLFAAWASGWEPTSRYSFGFSRLEVLGALLSLQLIWMISGFLMYEAVHRILHRAERVNGKLMFLIAAFGFLINSIMVVWVGHDHHHHPHGSCKPGDHHHHEHGGQEELCALAKGGDGKDEDETNLLSVSTENSGILNINLQGAYLHIIADLIQSIGVMIAGAIIWAAPNFLVVDLISTLIFSVLVLCTTIPLLRNVLSVLMERVPCEIDLSRLKDGLKRIKGVSDIHDLHVWSITVGKFVMSCHVLPEPGVSSRELLNRIRDYCKRTYGIHHVTVEIE from the coding sequence ATGGAGGGCGACGGGGAACCTGTCCCGAAGCAAAACCTGAGAGAGATCGAGATTTCGATTGTTTCCGGAGCCGCGCATACTCACGATCACGATCACCTGCTTCTCGATTGCTGCGGTCACGTCTGCCCGTTCTCGAACCGGGAACACGGCCGCCTGGAGTCGGAACAGCGGTCGAAATCTGTAACGAAACTGTTCGGGCTAATGGTCTTCTGCGCAATCGTTATGGTAGTGGAGATTGTCGGGGGTGTCAAAGCGAACAGCTTGGCGATCCTCGCCGATGCGGCGCATCTGCTGACTGATGTCGCTGGGCTGGCGATCTCTCTCTTCGCAGCGTGGGCGTCCGGCTGGGAGCCCACCTCCCGTTATTCCTTTGGGTTCAGTCGGCTGGAGGTCTTGGGCGCCCTCCTTTCGTTGCAGCTCATATGGATGATCTCGGGGTTCTTAATGTACGAAGCAGTTCATAGGATCCTCCACAGGGCCGAGAGAGTTAACGGAAAGCTGATGTTCCTGATCGCAGCATTCGGGTTCTTGATCAACTCCATCATGGTCGTGTGGGTCGGTCATGATCATCACCACCACCCCCACGGTTCCTGCAAACCTGGGGATCATCACCACCACGAGCATGGTGGTCAGGAGGAGTTATGCGCCCTTGCCAAAGGAGGCGATGGAAAAGATGAAGACGAGACTAATTTGCTCTCGGTTTCCACTGAGAACTCGGGGATTCTTAACATAAACCTTCAAGGAGCTTACCTACATATCATAGCTGATCTCATTCAGTCGATCGGAGTGATGATCGCTGGAGCCATCATTTGGGCAGCGCCGAACTTCTTGGTGGTAGATTTGATCTCAACTCTTATATTCTCGGTTCTTGTTCTGTGTACTACGATCCCCTTGCTTAGGAATGTCCTTTCTGTCTTGATGGAGAGGGTGCCTTGTGAGATCGATCTCAGTAGGCTCAAAGATGGTCTGAAGCGTATAAAGGGAGTTAGCGACATTCATGATCTGCATGTTTGGTCGATTACCGTTGGGAAATTTGTTATGTCTTGCCATGTTTTGCCCGAGCCGGGTGTTAGCTCTAGGGAATTACTTAATAGGATTAGAGATTACTGCAAAAGAACTTATGGAATTCATCATGTAACTGTAGAAATTGAATAG